A genomic segment from uncultured Alistipes sp. encodes:
- a CDS encoding FecR domain-containing protein encodes MEEKKERLSEIMAKYLAGEASSEETADLIAWLEADRRHAREFSRLVDFDRAACPPFDPAGIREEPARERVLAHVRRDECRIRRMRFIRGLERIAAVLFLPAVLVSAALLLGRSASEPAAETWQTVTTPFRTHSQLELPDGSKVWLNGGSTLRYPLAFKPGERAVSLTGEAYFEVESDPSNPFVVHTKDVAVTATGTAFNVDAFRSDDVISVTMVRGVVDVDMQGTRRRIAPGERICYDYRVGTYTVDRTDPDKWCAWRNGEIIFENDRLEYVFHRLGQLYNVEFTICDPSVNRYVYHAVFTDETLPEILEMLKISAPIRYEVLQSETPDPGIPKQHIRVYSK; translated from the coding sequence ATGGAAGAGAAAAAGGAGCGTCTGAGTGAAATCATGGCCAAATATCTCGCCGGAGAGGCTTCGTCCGAAGAAACGGCAGATTTGATTGCCTGGCTTGAGGCGGATCGCCGCCATGCCCGGGAGTTTTCCCGGCTTGTGGATTTCGATCGGGCGGCCTGTCCTCCGTTTGATCCAGCGGGGATTCGGGAGGAACCGGCCCGAGAGCGAGTTTTGGCCCATGTGAGAAGAGATGAGTGTCGGATCCGTCGGATGCGTTTCATTCGGGGATTGGAACGGATTGCGGCCGTGTTATTTTTACCTGCGGTACTCGTATCGGCGGCTCTGCTCCTGGGTCGTTCTGCCTCAGAACCTGCAGCCGAGACGTGGCAGACGGTGACCACTCCGTTCCGGACCCATTCGCAGTTGGAACTTCCCGACGGTTCGAAAGTGTGGCTCAACGGGGGCAGCACACTCCGCTACCCATTGGCTTTCAAGCCTGGGGAACGTGCGGTATCGCTCACGGGCGAAGCCTATTTCGAGGTGGAATCCGATCCTTCAAATCCCTTTGTTGTCCATACGAAGGATGTGGCTGTGACAGCCACGGGTACCGCCTTCAATGTGGATGCATTCCGCAGTGACGACGTAATTTCGGTAACGATGGTGCGGGGTGTGGTCGATGTAGACATGCAGGGCACACGCCGGAGGATTGCCCCCGGAGAGCGCATCTGCTATGACTATCGGGTGGGAACCTATACGGTCGACCGGACCGATCCCGACAAGTGGTGTGCCTGGCGTAATGGAGAAATCATTTTCGAAAATGACCGGCTGGAATATGTTTTCCACCGTCTCGGACAACTTTACAACGTGGAGTTTACCATTTGCGATCCTTCGGTTAACCGATACGTCTATCATGCGGTCTTTACAGACGAAACGTTGCCCGAGATTTTGGAGATGCTGAAAATCAGTGCACCAATCCGTTATGAGGTGCTGCAGTCCGAAACCCCGGATCCCGGAATTCCCAAACAGCACATCCGCGTCTACAGTAAATAG
- a CDS encoding sugar-binding domain-containing protein, which produces MKHFFSAIVLISGLLSYTEVAAWQPVGDRIKTRWTDEVDPSCPLPEYPRPAMTRTRWMNLNGLWEYAIRPVSEPEPEAWEGRILVPFAVESALSGVQREVGPDHALWYRRTFTLPASWKNERILLHFGAVDYESEIYLNDIKIGCHRGGYTSFSLDLTPYLTQGEQCLVVRVWDPTDAGPQPRGKQHSAPESIWYTSVTGIWQTVWLEPVGSSRIERLHTTPDIDTRRLEIVPKVEGALEGDVVEVLLREGATIVSQGSCAAGERLTLPVPEMKLWSPEEPFLYDLELCLVRKGRILDRVGSYAAMRKISVRRSVGDAMRLQLNNRDYIQFGLLDHGWWPDGLYTAPTDEALAYDIIKTKELGFNTIRKHIKVEPARWYAHCDRLGVLVWQDMPSGDTNPRWIPDRWFDDRELIRTAASEEIFRSEWRGIIDQLRVYPSIVMWVLFNEAWGQFKTPEIAAWTKAYDPSRLVDAASGGNHYPGVGDVFDIHAYPHPRIHTTDNSRPLVLGEYGGIGLALEGHLWQPDRNWGYVQYKTPETATDEYVRYAELLRQLVVAGVAGAIYTQTTDVEIEVNGVMTYDRAVVKLDPERVRQANAAVLGALDDF; this is translated from the coding sequence ATGAAACACTTTTTTTCTGCAATTGTGCTGATCTCCGGGTTGCTCTCGTACACCGAGGTTGCGGCCTGGCAACCCGTTGGTGACCGGATCAAGACCCGTTGGACGGACGAAGTGGATCCGTCCTGTCCTCTTCCCGAATACCCGCGTCCGGCAATGACTCGGACCCGGTGGATGAATCTGAACGGATTGTGGGAATATGCCATCCGTCCGGTTTCCGAACCTGAACCCGAAGCGTGGGAAGGTCGGATCCTTGTGCCGTTCGCGGTAGAATCGGCTCTCTCCGGAGTACAGCGCGAAGTAGGACCTGATCATGCGCTTTGGTATCGGCGTACCTTTACTCTTCCTGCTTCGTGGAAGAATGAACGCATTTTGCTGCATTTTGGTGCCGTAGATTACGAATCCGAGATCTATCTCAATGACATTAAGATCGGTTGCCATCGTGGAGGATATACCTCCTTCAGCCTTGACCTCACACCGTATCTGACCCAGGGGGAACAGTGTCTGGTCGTGCGGGTTTGGGATCCTACGGATGCCGGACCGCAGCCCCGAGGCAAACAGCACTCTGCCCCGGAATCGATCTGGTATACCTCCGTGACTGGAATCTGGCAGACCGTGTGGCTCGAACCGGTGGGTAGCTCCCGAATCGAGCGTCTCCATACTACTCCTGATATCGATACCCGCAGACTTGAAATCGTCCCGAAGGTTGAAGGGGCACTTGAAGGGGATGTCGTCGAAGTTTTGTTGCGGGAGGGTGCGACGATCGTTTCACAGGGGAGCTGTGCCGCGGGAGAGCGGTTGACGCTTCCGGTTCCGGAGATGAAGTTATGGAGCCCTGAAGAGCCGTTCCTCTACGACCTGGAATTATGTCTGGTTCGCAAGGGTCGGATTCTCGATCGGGTAGGCAGTTATGCAGCCATGCGCAAAATCTCGGTTCGGCGCAGTGTTGGAGATGCCATGCGTCTGCAGTTGAATAATCGTGATTACATACAGTTTGGTCTGTTGGATCATGGCTGGTGGCCCGATGGGCTCTATACGGCACCGACTGACGAGGCGTTAGCCTACGATATTATCAAAACCAAAGAGCTGGGCTTCAATACGATCCGCAAACATATCAAAGTCGAACCGGCACGTTGGTATGCCCATTGCGACCGGTTGGGGGTCCTTGTCTGGCAGGACATGCCTAGTGGGGATACGAATCCCCGCTGGATTCCGGACCGCTGGTTTGACGATCGGGAGTTGATTCGTACGGCGGCTTCGGAGGAGATTTTCCGGAGTGAATGGCGTGGAATCATTGATCAGTTGCGGGTTTATCCGAGCATTGTGATGTGGGTTCTGTTCAATGAGGCCTGGGGGCAGTTCAAGACCCCTGAAATCGCCGCATGGACCAAAGCTTACGATCCGTCGCGGCTGGTCGATGCCGCAAGCGGCGGCAACCACTATCCGGGTGTCGGCGACGTATTTGACATCCACGCTTATCCCCATCCCCGGATCCATACGACGGACAACAGCCGCCCGCTGGTTCTGGGAGAATACGGCGGGATCGGGCTGGCTCTGGAGGGTCACCTCTGGCAGCCCGATCGCAATTGGGGCTATGTGCAGTACAAGACTCCGGAAACTGCCACGGACGAATACGTGCGCTATGCCGAACTGTTGCGGCAATTGGTTGTGGCCGGAGTTGCGGGAGCCATTTATACGCAGACCACCGACGTGGAGATCGAGGTGAACGGCGTGATGACCTATGACCGGGCCGTTGTGAAGTTGGATCCGGAACGGGTCCGGCAGGCCAATGCTGCGGTTCTCGGAGCCCTAGACGATTTTTGA
- a CDS encoding glycoside hydrolase family 97 catalytic domain-containing protein codes for MTSALLAWMIFSSCADSQPIVTVESPDGRLQAVLSIDQGKLYYRLQSGKESLLGPSRLGLETSRVDFSQDLVFDSCTSTFDGFYDYNLPLGRQTVEHKPYRERTIYVKNRSGQRLGVVFRLSDDGAAFAYHVDGTGCDTVLCEYSGFGLRPEARGYLQPLAAGKTGWARTNPGYEEGYVAEVVPGTPSEFGQGWVFPSLFRSGEYWLLISETGVDGGYVASHLSDSLVDGNLHVAFAHADNNGPEDPVTPIVTLPFTTPWRTIVVGRTPERIAESTLSQDLVWPRYRAGAGYAPGKAVWSWLVEDDPGTTFENSIRYIDLAAKLEFRYCLIDALWDTRIGRSRMSELARHAAMKNVKLILWYNSNGSWNDAPQGPLHRMDTREARREELQWLRQTGISGIKVDFFGGDKQQGMRLYEDLLTDANDFGISVNLHGSTLPRGWDRMFPNMVTAEAIRGMEASKYDAAKEAARPFLSTVAVFTRNAVGPMDFTPTVLNAVMGVHGNRIPRVTTAAFELALPVVFHSPIQHLGIVPENLSEFPNFVWDYLRDVPTVWDETRCLSGYPGRDAVLARRKGGTWYVAGINGENCDNKQFDLVLPTLGRAELIRDKAGNRNAVERLQVDIPADGRISFSVPAYGGFVLVIR; via the coding sequence ATGACAAGCGCATTGTTGGCATGGATGATTTTTTCGTCGTGTGCCGACTCCCAGCCGATCGTAACCGTTGAGAGTCCTGACGGACGGTTGCAGGCGGTTCTTTCGATCGACCAGGGCAAGCTGTACTATCGGTTGCAGTCCGGGAAAGAGTCGTTGCTTGGGCCGTCGCGGCTCGGGCTCGAAACCTCAAGGGTCGATTTTTCGCAAGACCTTGTTTTTGACAGCTGCACTTCAACCTTTGATGGGTTCTACGACTACAACCTTCCGCTCGGCCGCCAGACCGTCGAACACAAGCCCTACCGGGAGCGGACGATTTATGTAAAGAACCGATCCGGACAGCGTCTTGGGGTTGTTTTCCGGCTTTCGGACGATGGCGCCGCCTTTGCCTACCATGTCGACGGTACGGGATGTGACACCGTGCTGTGCGAATATTCGGGATTCGGGCTTCGGCCTGAGGCGCGGGGCTACCTGCAACCGCTTGCTGCGGGAAAAACGGGTTGGGCCCGGACCAATCCCGGCTATGAGGAGGGTTATGTTGCGGAAGTCGTACCGGGAACCCCTTCCGAGTTTGGGCAGGGATGGGTATTTCCGTCACTGTTTCGTTCCGGGGAGTATTGGCTGCTGATCTCCGAAACTGGGGTAGATGGCGGTTATGTTGCTTCACACCTCTCGGATTCACTGGTTGACGGGAACCTTCACGTCGCATTCGCCCATGCGGACAACAATGGGCCGGAGGATCCCGTGACACCGATTGTAACGCTGCCCTTCACTACTCCGTGGCGGACTATTGTCGTAGGCCGGACGCCCGAACGGATTGCCGAATCGACGCTGTCCCAGGATCTCGTCTGGCCCCGTTACAGGGCGGGAGCGGGTTACGCTCCCGGCAAGGCGGTCTGGAGCTGGCTGGTGGAGGATGATCCGGGAACGACATTCGAGAATTCGATCCGATATATTGATTTGGCGGCCAAACTCGAGTTTCGTTATTGCCTGATTGATGCGCTTTGGGATACACGGATCGGACGGTCCCGGATGTCGGAACTGGCCCGTCATGCCGCGATGAAGAACGTGAAACTGATTTTATGGTACAACTCCAACGGTTCATGGAATGATGCACCCCAGGGTCCTCTGCACCGGATGGATACCCGTGAGGCACGGCGAGAGGAGTTGCAATGGTTGCGACAGACGGGAATCAGCGGCATCAAGGTGGATTTCTTCGGAGGGGACAAACAGCAGGGAATGCGCTTGTATGAGGATCTGCTCACCGATGCCAATGATTTCGGCATTTCAGTCAATCTCCACGGCTCGACGCTTCCCCGGGGCTGGGATCGCATGTTCCCGAACATGGTGACGGCCGAGGCGATCCGGGGTATGGAGGCGAGCAAGTACGATGCGGCGAAGGAGGCGGCACGTCCGTTCCTGAGCACCGTAGCGGTTTTTACGCGCAATGCAGTGGGGCCGATGGATTTCACGCCCACGGTGTTGAACGCCGTAATGGGTGTCCATGGCAATCGCATTCCGCGAGTTACGACCGCCGCCTTTGAATTGGCGTTACCCGTTGTTTTCCATTCGCCGATTCAGCATCTGGGCATTGTTCCGGAGAATCTGTCCGAATTTCCCAATTTTGTTTGGGACTATTTGCGGGATGTACCGACCGTTTGGGACGAGACCCGCTGTCTGAGCGGATATCCAGGACGCGATGCCGTTCTGGCCCGCCGCAAAGGGGGAACGTGGTATGTGGCAGGCATCAACGG
- a CDS encoding RNA polymerase sigma-70 factor: protein MKEGITLIQLKEGGPGAFSRLFTLYYRDLVLYAGRYLSDQTECEDIVQDTFLKIWNRRYQLEITVSLRLYLIGAVRNRCLNELKHRRLTFNTTIETLTWMPARIEEEATLYSELHERFEQALQTLPPLCREAFEMNRFQHMKYQDIADRLGVSKRTIEVRIGKALALLRENLRDFLPLILFFNVW from the coding sequence ATGAAAGAGGGAATTACACTTATACAACTCAAAGAAGGCGGCCCGGGAGCATTTTCGCGGTTGTTTACACTCTATTATCGGGATTTGGTACTATATGCCGGACGTTACCTGTCCGATCAGACGGAGTGCGAGGATATTGTGCAGGATACGTTTTTGAAGATCTGGAACCGGCGTTATCAACTTGAAATAACCGTTTCGCTGAGACTCTATCTGATCGGAGCTGTCCGCAACCGTTGCCTGAACGAACTCAAACACCGCCGCCTGACATTCAATACCACCATTGAGACGTTGACCTGGATGCCGGCCCGTATTGAGGAGGAGGCAACCCTCTATTCCGAACTGCACGAACGTTTCGAACAGGCCTTGCAGACCTTGCCTCCGCTTTGTCGCGAGGCCTTCGAGATGAACCGGTTCCAACATATGAAGTATCAGGATATTGCCGATCGGCTTGGGGTTTCGAAACGCACGATCGAGGTGCGTATCGGTAAGGCATTGGCTTTGTTGCGTGAGAATTTGAGGGATTTCCTGCCGTTGATTCTGTTCTTTAATGTCTGGTGA